A genomic region of Nisaea sediminum contains the following coding sequences:
- a CDS encoding 5-guanidino-2-oxopentanoate decarboxylase gives MSGKSCADVIVGLMESYGIDTIFGIPGVHTVEFYRALTASGLRHVTPRHEQGAGLMAYGYGLATGRPAAISVITGPGLLNAATAIGQAYSDSVPMLILAATNQSHELAMGQGFLHEMPNQHDAARTVTAFNHVLRAPENLTEIFAQAYAVFDSGRPRPVGIEVPRDLFGRTCRADATAWPRTPKPAPHPEMLQRAAALLGEAARPVLLLGGGAKWAGAEALAFAEKLGALVVTTNSAKGVIPETHPQSAGSSLEHEATQNVLAEADVVLAIGSELAETSFWRPAPDLRLGAKLIRVDIDPAQLVRSFRPDLAILGDAGLTLSALSGLIERAGPAAGSSLAASLWPEIRSASDTPETANRCRLLDLLMECLPADCFISLDSTQVAYTGASYFQIGHPNGWHFPNGFGTLGTGVPTAIGAKLGAPDRPAVAIAGDGGLLFTAEELIVAAELGLPLPVLVWNNGGYRQIRDSMVEAGVQPLGTDLLVPDFSALAKGYRCGYAAPKSAGDFATALSDAFAASGPTLIEVRADAAFLKS, from the coding sequence ATGTCCGGGAAGAGCTGCGCCGACGTGATCGTCGGGCTGATGGAAAGCTACGGGATCGACACGATTTTCGGGATCCCGGGCGTGCATACGGTCGAGTTTTACCGGGCGCTGACCGCAAGCGGTCTGCGTCATGTGACGCCTCGGCACGAGCAGGGCGCGGGGCTCATGGCCTATGGTTACGGCCTCGCGACCGGCCGTCCGGCGGCGATCTCCGTCATCACCGGGCCGGGGCTCCTGAATGCGGCGACGGCGATCGGACAGGCCTATTCCGATTCCGTGCCGATGCTGATCCTGGCCGCGACCAACCAGAGTCACGAGCTGGCCATGGGGCAGGGGTTCCTGCACGAGATGCCGAACCAGCACGACGCGGCGCGGACCGTGACGGCGTTCAATCACGTCTTGAGAGCGCCGGAGAACCTGACGGAAATCTTCGCGCAGGCTTACGCGGTGTTCGATAGTGGGCGTCCGCGTCCGGTCGGGATCGAGGTGCCGCGCGATCTGTTCGGGCGGACCTGCCGGGCTGATGCGACGGCATGGCCACGGACGCCAAAGCCGGCGCCGCATCCGGAGATGCTCCAACGCGCGGCGGCGCTGTTGGGCGAAGCGGCGCGTCCCGTTCTGCTGCTCGGCGGCGGCGCCAAATGGGCGGGTGCGGAGGCGCTGGCGTTCGCGGAGAAACTTGGCGCTCTGGTCGTCACCACAAATTCGGCAAAGGGTGTGATCCCGGAAACGCATCCACAGAGTGCGGGCTCGTCGCTCGAGCATGAAGCGACACAGAACGTACTCGCGGAAGCGGATGTCGTGCTCGCCATAGGCAGCGAACTTGCAGAGACCTCCTTCTGGAGACCCGCGCCGGATCTCCGGCTCGGGGCGAAACTCATTCGGGTGGACATCGACCCGGCTCAACTCGTACGCAGTTTCCGTCCGGATCTCGCCATCCTCGGCGATGCCGGGCTCACGCTTTCCGCGCTTTCGGGATTGATCGAGCGGGCCGGGCCGGCGGCCGGATCTTCTTTGGCCGCGTCGCTCTGGCCGGAGATCCGGAGCGCGAGCGACACGCCCGAGACCGCGAACCGCTGCCGGCTGCTCGATCTGCTGATGGAGTGCCTGCCGGCGGACTGTTTCATTTCCCTCGACTCGACCCAGGTGGCCTATACCGGCGCCTCATACTTCCAGATCGGGCATCCGAACGGCTGGCATTTCCCGAACGGCTTCGGAACGCTTGGCACCGGGGTGCCGACGGCGATCGGCGCGAAACTCGGCGCACCGGACCGTCCGGCGGTGGCGATCGCGGGCGACGGCGGGCTGCTGTTCACGGCGGAAGAGCTGATCGTCGCGGCCGAGCTCGGTCTGCCGCTTCCGGTGCTGGTCTGGAACAATGGCGGCTACCGGCAGATCCGCGACTCGATGGTCGAGGCCGGCGTACAACCGCTCGGAACCGACCTTCTGGTGCCGGATTTCTCCGCGCTGGCAAAGGGATACCGCTGCGGATATGCCGCGCCGAAAAGTGCCGGCGATTTCGCCACGGCGCTTTCCGATGCTTTCGCGGCGTCCGGGCCGACCCTTATCGAAGTGAGGGCCGACGCGGCGTTTCTGAAGTCCTGA
- a CDS encoding acyl-CoA thioesterase, which translates to MTSDFQETYRGDVKAWECDVVEHFTVAYYYEKFEAAAWRYLRESGVDPRMARTIDCYTRYHAELRKGDLFHIETGLIETGLRPVIAHRLFNSDTGVLCTTMEQTLDGIPLKGSPAEWDGPAREERAPAPKSAKWIRAGTDVVRPSDLDWTGKLGLGGLIHQFSGSGFHALATIGMSPSYLRDNRRGFSTFEFQIEMDHWPEGGDLVHVESTVAHVGSSSIRMVHRLVDTTRKKRLAELSQFGVHLDLDARKPTRLPENILERARAMLGG; encoded by the coding sequence ATGACATCCGATTTCCAAGAGACATACCGCGGCGACGTAAAGGCCTGGGAATGCGACGTGGTCGAGCATTTCACAGTGGCCTACTACTACGAGAAGTTCGAGGCTGCGGCCTGGCGCTATCTACGCGAGAGCGGTGTCGATCCACGCATGGCACGGACGATCGATTGCTACACGCGGTATCATGCCGAGCTCAGGAAGGGCGATCTGTTCCATATCGAGACCGGCCTCATTGAAACCGGACTCCGGCCTGTGATCGCGCACCGCCTGTTCAACTCCGACACCGGTGTGCTCTGCACCACCATGGAGCAGACACTTGACGGGATCCCCCTTAAGGGCTCGCCCGCCGAATGGGACGGTCCGGCGAGAGAAGAGAGGGCGCCCGCGCCTAAATCTGCGAAATGGATTCGCGCCGGCACCGACGTGGTGCGCCCGAGCGATCTCGACTGGACCGGAAAACTTGGCCTTGGCGGGCTGATTCACCAGTTCTCCGGCTCCGGCTTCCACGCCCTTGCGACAATCGGCATGAGCCCGAGCTATCTCAGGGACAACCGGCGCGGCTTCTCGACCTTCGAATTCCAGATCGAGATGGACCACTGGCCGGAAGGCGGCGATCTCGTCCATGTCGAGAGCACCGTCGCCCATGTCGGCTCGTCCTCAATCCGCATGGTCCACCGGCTCGTCGATACGACCCGCAAGAAGCGCCTCGCGGAGCTGAGCCAGTTCGGCGTACATCTCGATCTCGACGCCCGCAAGCCGACACGCCTGCCCGAGAACATTCTCGAGCGGGCGCGCGCCATGCTCGGCGGCTGA
- a CDS encoding methyltransferase domain-containing protein translates to MILRALSVDEPNFQVDYEPEEEEVVQEEVLGPWHPKAIEMIETIWGKGFNMPGGSQHVLTLAKPFALDNQMNLLDISSGMGGGTIAVSSQFGCYATLLENVPELATISQRNIDMSEVRSKIKLQEFDPAKIVLKANSFDCILTREFLFRVEDKTRMLQTIKRAMRMYGQLSLTDFMLDSKREPSPSLKKWIESDPFPIHLWSVDQYEQEIEALGLDVRVSENISKEYHLYMTRAFQSFIDRYQEGKIRASKNQLPILMGEVERWARLAALLESGEVKLHRYFALKPVKA, encoded by the coding sequence ATGATTCTGCGCGCCTTGTCCGTCGACGAGCCGAATTTCCAGGTCGACTACGAGCCCGAGGAAGAGGAAGTCGTCCAGGAAGAGGTTCTCGGTCCCTGGCATCCGAAAGCCATCGAGATGATCGAGACGATCTGGGGCAAGGGCTTCAACATGCCTGGCGGCTCACAGCACGTGCTGACGCTGGCCAAGCCGTTCGCCCTCGACAACCAGATGAACCTGCTCGATATCAGCAGCGGCATGGGCGGCGGCACCATTGCCGTTTCCAGCCAATTCGGCTGTTACGCGACCCTGCTCGAGAACGTTCCGGAACTTGCCACGATTTCCCAGCGCAACATCGACATGTCCGAGGTGCGCTCGAAGATCAAACTGCAGGAATTCGACCCCGCCAAGATCGTGCTTAAGGCGAACAGTTTCGATTGCATCCTGACCCGCGAGTTCCTTTTCCGCGTTGAGGACAAGACCCGGATGCTGCAGACGATCAAGCGGGCGATGCGGATGTACGGTCAGCTTTCGCTGACCGATTTCATGCTGGATTCGAAGAGGGAGCCCTCGCCGTCGCTCAAGAAATGGATCGAGTCGGACCCGTTTCCGATCCATCTCTGGAGCGTCGACCAGTACGAACAGGAAATCGAAGCCCTCGGGCTCGATGTCCGCGTCTCGGAGAACATCAGCAAGGAATATCACCTCTACATGACGCGCGCGTTCCAGAGCTTTATCGACCGCTATCAGGAAGGCAAGATCAGGGCCTCCAAGAATCAGCTTCCCATACTGATGGGCGAGGTGGAGCGCTGGGCCCGGCTCGCAGCCTTGCTGGAGTCGGGAGAAGTGAAGCTGCATCGCTATTTCGCGCTGAAGCCGGTCAAAGCCTGA
- the ykgO gene encoding type B 50S ribosomal protein L36: protein MKIANSIKTLKKRDRNCRVIRRKGRTYVINKQNPRFKARQG, encoded by the coding sequence ATGAAAATCGCGAATTCGATCAAAACGCTGAAGAAGCGGGACCGCAATTGTCGCGTCATCCGCCGTAAGGGCCGGACCTACGTGATCAACAAGCAGAATCCGCGCTTCAAGGCACGCCAGGGCTGA